A region of Arabidopsis thaliana chromosome 5, partial sequence DNA encodes the following proteins:
- a CDS encoding Carbohydrate-binding X8 domain superfamily protein (Carbohydrate-binding X8 domain superfamily protein; FUNCTIONS IN: molecular_function unknown; INVOLVED IN: biological_process unknown; LOCATED IN: endomembrane system; CONTAINS InterPro DOMAIN/s: X8 (InterPro:IPR012946); BEST Arabidopsis thaliana protein match is: Carbohydrate-binding X8 domain superfamily protein (TAIR:AT5G63225.1); Has 1365 Blast hits to 1317 proteins in 37 species: Archae - 0; Bacteria - 0; Metazoa - 0; Fungi - 0; Plants - 1365; Viruses - 0; Other Eukaryotes - 0 (source: NCBI BLink).), protein MSSLQLLTLLLLISTVSIPVVTCRQWCTPMPNTSDEQLQANIDFACSNGVDCTPIQPGGNCYNPNTLFDHASYVMNAYYHSHGRVEDACRFNRSGCFVVVDPSKDSCVYYT, encoded by the coding sequence ATGTCGTCGTTGCAACTTTtaacacttcttcttctcatatcAACTGTCTCTATCCCCGTCGTGACTTGCAGACAATGGTGTACGCCAATGCCTAATACCTCAGATGAGCAGTTACAAGCCAACATTGATTTTGCTTGCAGCAACGGCGTCGATTGTACACCGATCCAACCCGGTGGGAATTGTTACAACCCTAATACTTTATTTGACCATGCATCGTATGTCATGAACGCTTATTATCATAGCCATGGCCGTGTCGAAGATGCGTGTAGGTTCAACCGTAGtggttgttttgttgttgtcgaCCCAAGTAAAGACTCATGTGTCTACTATacttaa